The following coding sequences lie in one Cucurbita pepo subsp. pepo cultivar mu-cu-16 chromosome LG13, ASM280686v2, whole genome shotgun sequence genomic window:
- the LOC111808594 gene encoding 28S ribosomal protein S9, mitochondrial codes for MLSRLLPKPSHFRLLTLISTKPPAQAPRFHLLPRFFSSSNNGSNNNKNGGSRDQPTSNVWKLSRESDENFDQLFTQEADNLDGIAEDDSAPANDDSWVRSEDGDQGAAGDIFARVEKEIRGNKDDDGANEWVAATKFEPWSLVEEEKSDLFNIQEDAVEIGKPRDEIKEVDSESNEDARKLEKEEQELTAILKGPNRAFGDLIAASGITDDMLDSLIALKDLEGVEGLPPLSVLEDMRYEKNTRKSSRAEIERQKQEEVAKARVRQIDDKGRAYGTGRRKCSIARVWVQPGDGKFVVNDKEFDVYFPMLDSRAALLRPFSETKTLGLWDVKCTVKGGGTTGQVGAIQLGISRALQNWEPDFRPPLRASGFLTRDSRVVERKKPGKAKARKSFQWVKR; via the exons ATGCTTTCTCGTTTACTTCCTAAACCCTCCCATTTCAGATTACTAACCTTGATTTCCACTAAGCCCCCAGCTCAAGCTCCTagatttcatcttcttccccgATTCTTCTCCTCCAGTAACAATGGAAGTAATAACAATAAGAACGGTGGAAGCAGAGACCAACCGACGAGTAATGTCTGGAAGCTTTCACGGGAAAGCGACGAAAATTTCGACCAATTGTTCACTCAGGAAGCTGACAACCTTGATGGTATAGCGGAGGATGACTCTGCTCCGGCCAATGACGATTCATGGGTGAGGTCGGAAGACGGGGATCAGGGTGCTGCGGGAGACATTTTTGCGAGAGTGGAGAAGGAAATTCGAGGAAATAAAGATGACGATGGTGCTAATGAATGGGTTGCGGCGACAAAGTTCGAGCCGTGGAGCCTggtagaggaagaaaagagtgatCTGTTCAACATTCAGGAGGATGCAGTTGAAATTGGGAAACCCAGAGATGAGATTAAGGAAGTGGATAGTGAGAGCAATGAGGATGCtaggaagctcgaaaaggaGGAGCAGGAACTCACTGCCATCCTTAAAG GTCCTAATCGAGCATTTGGAGACCTTATTGCTGCATCAGGAATCACGGATGACATGCTAGACAGTTTGATTGCGTTGAAAGATTTGGAAGGGGTTGAGGGGTTGCCCCCTCTAAGTGTATTAGAGGATATGCGTTATGagaaaaacacaagaaaatcCTCAAGAGCTGAAATTGAGCGCCAGAAACAAGAAGAGGTTGCAAAAGCAAGAGTGAGACAGATAGATGACAAAGGAAGAGCATATGGCACAGGAAGAAGGAAATGTAGCATTGCTCGTGTATGGGTTCAGCCAGGAGATGGCAAGTTCGTAGTGaatgataaagaatttgatgtttattttCCAATGCTTGATAGTCGGGCTGCTCTTCTTCGACCTTTCTCCGAGACCAAAACATTAGGCCTTTGGGATGTCAAATGTACGGTTAAAGGAGGTGGCACAACAG GCCAAGTTGGAGCTATTCAATTGGGTATCAGCAGAGCGTTGCAGAATTGGGAGCCAGATTTCCGTCCTCCATTGCGAGCAT CTGGTTTCTTGACGCGAGATTCACGTGTCgtagaaagaaagaagccAGGAAAGGCGAAAGCAAGAAAGAGCTTCCAATGGGTGAAGCGTTAG
- the LOC111808592 gene encoding protein DETOXIFICATION 35-like has translation MEAPLLHGLAAADYEPLRSFGDANRVFFAETKKLWKIAAPIVFGILCQYGINSVTSIFVGHIGDVELSAVSISVSVIGTFAFGFMLGMGSALETLCGQAYGAGQVYLLGVYMQRSWIILTVSSFFILPIYWFAEPILKVLGQTDEISEVAGWFTRLLIPELFSLAIVFPTQKFLQAQSKVNVLAYIGFVALLLHAAMLWLFIFVFNWNLTGAAIASNISSWVTAIAQVIYVVGWCKDGWTGLSWSAFNDIWAFVGLSFSSAVMLCLELWYMMSVIILTGHLDNAVYAVGSLSICMNINGLEAMLFIGINAAISVRVSNELGQGHPVATKYSVYVTVFQSLLLGLLSMVIILITKDSFAVIYTSSKEMQAAVSKLAYLLGITMVLNSVQPVISGVAIGAGWQTLVAYINLGSYYAFGLPLGYLLGYTKHLGVQGLWGGMICGLSLQTILLLIILYKTNWTHEVNQSIERMKRWGGQEVKIVNSADYI, from the exons ATGGAAGCGCCTTTGCTACATGGTCTCGCCGCGGCTGACTATGAGCCACTCAGGAGTTTCGGCGACGCCAATCGTGTGTTCTTCGCTGAGACGAAGAAGCTCTGGAAGATTGCGGCGCCTATTGTGTTTGGTATACTTTGCCAGTATGGAATCAACTCAGTCACTAGCATTTTCGTTGGCCATATCGGCGACGTTGAGCTTTCCGCCGTTTCTATCTCTGTTTCCGTTATAGGAACCTTCGCCTTTGGCTTCATG CTTGGTATGGGAAGTGCACTGGAGACGCTGTGTGGTCAAGCTTATGGCGCTGGACAAGTTTACTTACTTGGTGTTTATATGCAACGTTCATGGATTATTCTCACGGTTTCCAGCTTCTTTATTCTACCAATTTACTGGTTTGCTGAACCAATCCTAAAGGTTCTGGGACAAACAGATGAAATATCTGAAGTTGCAGGATGGTTCACAAGGTTGCTTATTCCCGAACTCTTTTCACTGGCGATCGTTTTTCCCACCCAAAAGTTCCTTCAAGCCCAAAGCAAGGTCAATGTCCTTGCCTATATCGGGTTTGTCGCCTTATTATTACATGCTGCAATGCTCTGGCTCTTTATTTTCGTATTCAACTGGAACCTAACTGGTGCAGCTATTGCAAGCAATATTTCAAGTTGGGTTACTGCCATAGCACAAGTTATCTATGTTGTTGGTTGGTGTAAAGATGGATGGACTGGTTTGTCATGGTCGGCTTTCAATGATATATGGGCCTTTGTTGGCCTTTCCTTTTCATCCGCTGTAATGCTTTGCCTAGAACTCTGGTATATGATGAGTGTAATTATTCTTACTGGCCATCTCGATAACGCGGTATATGCCGTTGGTTCCCTTTCAATTTG CATGAATATCAACGGGCTCGAAGCAATGTTATTTATAGGTATAAATGCTGCCATCAG CGTGCGGGTTTCTAATGAGCTTGGACAAGGGCATCCAGTGGCGACCAAATATTCTGTCTATGTTACAGTGTTTCAGTCTCTTCTTCTCGGCTTACTATCCATGGTGATTATCTTAATCACGAAGGATAGTTTTGCTGTCATTTACACCAGCAGCAAAGAAATGCAAGCTGCTGTCTCTAAACTAGCATACCTTCTCGGAATCACGATGGTTCTTAACAGTGTCCAGCCAGTAATTTCAG GTGTTGCTATTGGAGCTGGTTGGCAAACGTTGGTAGCATATATCAATCTTGGCTCTTATTATGCCTTTGGTCTTCCCCTTGGTTATCTTCTTGGTTATACAAAACATTTGGGAGTTCAG GGACTGTGGGGAGGCATGATCTGTGGACTTTCTCTCCAAACCATTCTGCTTCTGATCATACTCTATAAAACAAACTGGACCCATGAG GTGAACCAGTCCATAGAACGGATGAAAAGATGGGGAGGACAAGAGGTCAAAATTGTCAATTCAGCTGATTACATATGA
- the LOC111808661 gene encoding cucumisin-like, which translates to MSSLSRLLFLAFCFSRLFFSSNSEHEDRKTYIVYMGSHPKDRVSTRSHHVRMLQETIGSSFAPHSLLHSYERSFNGFVAKLTEVEVQKVSEMKGVISVFPNGKKQLHTTRSWDFMGLSQQASRVPSVESDIIVGVLDTGIWPESPSFLDQGYGPPPRKWKGSCEVSSDFSCNNKIIGARSYRTNGQYPINDIQGPRDSNGHGTHAASTVAGGLVRQASMLGLGSGTARGGVPSARIASYKICWSDGCRDADVLAAFDDAIADGVDIISFSVGGRKPRDYFNDSIAIGAFHAMKKGILTSMSAGNSGPKSFTVRNFSPWSLSVAASTTDRKFLSGVQLGDGRSFDGVTINTFDLNGTQYPLVYAGNIPNIGFNGSISRFCLTNSVDKELVKGKIVLCDFFVSPTNLSFLEGAIGIIMQDNNPKDLTFPFPLPASHLGTQEGALISSYANLTSLPTATILKSTEGKYKETPFVASFSSRGPNPITPDILKPDLSGPGVEILAAWSPIGPPSGAEDDTRQLLFNIISGTSMSCPHATAVAAYVKSFHPSWSPAALKSALMTTAFPMRADLNPDAEFAYGSGHINPLSAVNPGLIYNATEIDYVRFLCGQGYSTKLVQQVSGDNSSCSRGDIDLVFDLNYPSFALSTSISTSISQVYRRRVTNVGSANSTYKAIVSGPLGLNITVNPSVLSFKALGEELRFEVTIEGSISSSIASGSLVWDDGKHKVKSPIVVFDENTFIN; encoded by the exons ATGTCTTCTCTTTCGAGGCTTCTCTTCCTCGCCTTTTGCTTTTCTCGGCTATTCTTCAGCTCAAATTCCGAACACGAGGATAGAAAA ACGTATATTGTGTACATGGGAAGTCATCCAAAAGACCGAGTTTCGACTCGGTCTCATCATGTGAGAATGCTACAAGAAACTATCGGCAG TAGTTTTGCTCCACATTCTTTACTCCATAGCTACGAGAGAAGTTTCAATGGCTTTGTTGCGAAGCTGACTGAAGTCGAAGTCCAAAAAGTTTCAG aaatgaagGGCGTAATATCCGTTTTTCCTAATGGAAAAAAACAACTCCACACGACAAGATCATGGGACTTCATGGGACTGTCCCAACAAGCCAGCCGAGTTCCATCAGTGGAAAGTGACATCATTGTCGGAGTACTAGATACAGGGATTTGGCCGGAATCGCCTAGTTTCCTCGACCAAGGATATGGCCCGCCACCACGTAAGTGGAAGGGTAGTTGTGAAGTCTCATCCGATTTCTCTTGTAACAA TAAAATCATTGGAGCTCGATCATATCGTACCAATGGTCAATATCCTATAAACGATATCCAAGGTCCAAGAGATTCAAATGGCCATGGGACGCATGCGGCATCAACAGTAGCAGGCGGGTTGGTCAGACAAGCGAGTATGCTTGGTCTTGGCTCTGGCACAGCAAGGGGAGGAGTCCCATCCGCACGAATCGCTTCCTACAAAATATGTTGGTCTGACGGTTGCCGTGATGCTGATGTTCTTGCCGCATTCGACGATGCCATTGCGGATGGAGTTGATATCATCTCTTTCTCGGTCGGAGGACGCAAGCCAAGAGATTACTTTAATGACTCTATAGCTATTGGAGCATTCCATGCAATGAAAAAAGGAATCCTTACGTCAATGTCTGCTGGCAACAGCGGTCCAAAATCTTTCACTGTTAGAAACTTCTCACCTTGGTCTTTATCAGTAGCAGCTAGTACTACTGATAGGAAATTTTTATCTGGAGTTCAACTCGGAGATGGAAGAAGCTTCGAT GGAGTCACGATCAATACATTTGATTTAAATGGAACACAATATCCATTGGTGTATGCTGGAAATATTCCTAATATTGGCTTCAATGGATCCATCTCTCG ATTTTGTCTGACGAACTCGGTAGATAAGGAGTTGGTGAAGGGTAAAATTGTCCTTTGTGATTTTTTTGTATCACCGacaaatttgagttttttagaAGGTGCAATCGGGATTATAATGCAAGACAATAATCCAAAGGATCTGACGTTCCCTTTCCCTTTGCCTGCCTCCCATCTCGGCACACAAGAGGGAGCTCTCATTTCTTCTTATGCCAATTTAACTAG CCTTCCAACGGCTACTATTTTAAAAAGCACTGAAGGGAAGTATAAAGAAACCCCTTTTGTTGCATCCTTCTCTTCAAGAGGTCCAAATCCAATAACGCCTGATATTCTGAAG CCAGATTTGAGTGGTCCAGGTGTTGAAATTCTAGCCGCATGGAGTCCTATAGGCCCACCCTCAGGAGCCGAAGATGATACCAGACAACTcctttttaatatcatttcagGGACTTCAATGTCTTGCCCACATGCTACCGCTGTTGCTGCTTATGTTAAGTCGTTTCACCCTTCTTGGTCTCCTGCTGCACTCAAATCTGCACTTATGACAACAG CATTTCCCATGAGAGCTGACCTCAACCCAGATGCAGAATTCGCATATGGTTCAGGCCACATAAACCCTTTAAGCGCAGTGAATCCCGGATTGATCTACAACGCCACTGAGATCGACTACGTAAGGTTCCTTTGTGGTCAAGGTTACAGCACCAAGTTGGTCCAGCAAGTTTCTGGAGATAATAGCTCGTGTTCTCGAGGCGATATCGACCTAGTTTTCGATCTAAACTATCCTTCATTTGCTCTTTCCACATCTATCTCAACCTCAATCAGCCAAGTTTATAGAAGAAGGGTCACAAATGTCGGGTCGGCGAATTCGACGTATAAAGCCATAGTTTCGGGTCCTTTGGGGCTTAATATTACCGTAAATCCTTCTGTTCTTTCATTCAAGGCCTTGGGAGAGGAGCTGAGGTTTGAGGTTACAATTGAAGGAAGCATCAGTAGTAGCATTGCGTCGGGTTCATTGGTGTGGGATGATGGCAAACATAAAGTGAAGAGTCCTATAGTAGTCTTTGATGAAAATACctttattaattaa